From Humibacter ginsenosidimutans, a single genomic window includes:
- a CDS encoding phage minor capsid protein, with protein sequence MATTPPTSDQLAAQVAAAYILAEQNILAGATSIIRRTPATLIGQAQAVSLLRRLIARILPGLAGYDQVARLMVTTAAAEGDRAGRKAVSQALDTVGARAGRGGPPTVAAGRALASPDEPFDLSMPHGERAAQAIEHDIVSSLQDVRFRLTRLPDDIYKAIAPHGGIRQVLDNDVTPAQAQAMAWRVFTSQGITGFTDKGGRNWSMSAYTEMAVRTSSARAFNDSHLQVMRAVGIKYFSVPSDGHPCPLCFPWQHSILTDGLTPPEPGVHVDGTIAEATAAGLFHPNCRHTLVPYFPGITKLPPRQPWTDEHAVAYKNTQRQRALERNIRQAKRQYEYAADADTRALAKTDIREAQRRLREFLAQTGLARQTRREQVDLANATIKFPPRR encoded by the coding sequence ATGGCGACAACCCCACCGACGAGTGACCAGCTCGCAGCACAGGTCGCCGCGGCGTACATCCTTGCCGAGCAGAACATCCTCGCCGGCGCGACAAGCATCATCCGGCGCACACCGGCGACACTGATCGGGCAAGCGCAGGCCGTGTCGCTGCTGCGACGCCTAATCGCACGCATCCTTCCCGGACTCGCCGGCTACGACCAGGTCGCACGCCTCATGGTGACCACCGCAGCAGCGGAGGGTGACCGTGCCGGACGCAAGGCAGTGTCGCAGGCTCTCGATACCGTGGGTGCGCGCGCAGGTCGCGGCGGTCCCCCCACCGTCGCGGCCGGCCGCGCACTCGCCTCACCGGATGAGCCATTCGACCTGTCGATGCCGCACGGCGAACGGGCAGCGCAGGCCATCGAGCACGACATCGTGTCGTCGCTGCAGGATGTCCGGTTCCGGCTTACCCGCCTCCCGGATGACATCTACAAGGCGATCGCACCGCACGGCGGCATCCGCCAGGTCCTCGACAACGACGTGACCCCAGCTCAAGCGCAGGCGATGGCGTGGCGCGTGTTCACATCGCAGGGCATCACCGGGTTCACCGACAAAGGCGGCCGGAACTGGTCGATGTCGGCGTACACGGAGATGGCGGTCCGTACGAGCTCGGCGCGGGCGTTCAACGACTCGCACCTGCAGGTCATGCGCGCCGTCGGCATCAAGTACTTCTCCGTCCCATCCGACGGGCATCCGTGCCCGCTCTGCTTCCCGTGGCAGCACAGCATCCTCACCGACGGCCTGACGCCGCCGGAGCCGGGTGTGCACGTCGACGGCACGATCGCCGAAGCGACCGCGGCCGGCCTGTTCCACCCGAACTGCAGGCACACGCTCGTGCCGTACTTCCCCGGCATCACGAAGCTGCCGCCACGCCAGCCGTGGACGGACGAGCACGCGGTCGCGTACAAGAACACGCAGCGGCAGCGGGCACTCGAGCGGAACATCCGTCAGGCGAAGCGACAGTACGAGTACGCCGCCGACGCCGACACGCGCGCCCTGGCGAAGACGGACATCCGGGAGGCGCAGCGGCGCTTGCGGGAATTCCTCGCACAGACGGGCCTCGCACGGCAGACCAGGCGCGAGCAGGTCGACCTCGCGAACGCCACCATCAAGTTCCCACCCAGGAGGTAG
- a CDS encoding phage distal tail protein, which yields MTALLAGTSTSIQYGGLTFGAQDDDGVVWKLTGFDGWGSPDSTIDVQQKPRQRGAWAGDAFSVERYLTVTLLLRAPSATLLNQAIENLSSAVDFAQQPMTVTEAGFTRTVNVRRKGGVIPGKMNSFIAAPSFQVVATDPRKFGTPMVGTTGLPTSSGGLVVPTAGLVVPAAGLIIPAAVTSGDLEMDNPGNETGPVMLRIDGPCTGPQITHVGSGLTLTFASSLVLGAGEYLLIDMEKHTALEQGQASRSRFITSRQWFGLEPGPNTFSFAASGYDAGAQLTVTATPAWR from the coding sequence ATGACCGCGCTCCTGGCCGGCACGTCGACGAGCATCCAGTACGGGGGCCTCACGTTCGGTGCCCAAGACGATGACGGTGTGGTCTGGAAGCTGACCGGGTTCGACGGGTGGGGTTCACCGGACTCCACGATCGACGTGCAGCAGAAGCCGCGTCAGCGTGGCGCATGGGCTGGTGACGCGTTCTCGGTGGAACGGTATCTGACGGTCACGCTCCTGCTTCGTGCGCCGTCCGCGACGCTCCTGAATCAGGCGATCGAGAACCTGTCGTCGGCGGTCGACTTCGCACAACAGCCGATGACGGTCACCGAGGCCGGGTTCACGCGCACAGTGAACGTGCGCCGCAAAGGCGGTGTGATCCCCGGGAAGATGAATTCGTTCATCGCCGCACCGTCGTTCCAGGTCGTGGCAACGGATCCGCGGAAGTTCGGCACGCCCATGGTCGGCACGACCGGGCTACCGACAAGCTCCGGTGGTCTCGTAGTCCCGACCGCAGGGCTCGTCGTTCCGGCTGCCGGTCTGATCATCCCGGCCGCGGTGACCTCTGGTGACCTCGAAATGGACAACCCGGGCAACGAGACGGGTCCTGTGATGCTCCGCATCGACGGGCCGTGCACGGGGCCGCAGATCACGCACGTCGGGTCCGGGCTCACACTCACGTTCGCGAGCTCCCTCGTGCTCGGTGCAGGCGAATACCTGCTCATCGACATGGAGAAGCACACCGCGCTCGAGCAGGGACAAGCGTCGAGGTCCCGGTTCATCACGTCCCGGCAGTGGTTCGGGCTCGAACCGGGCCCGAACACGTTCAGCTTCGCTGCGAGCGGCTACGACGCAGGCGCACAACTGACGGTCACCGCAACACCGGCATGGAGGTGA
- a CDS encoding phage portal protein, with the protein MAAASDVFPPQPFDIAFARFTEHDAWYCGDTATLAEIYQGKIGPTTHIRAGIPYRGGVIGTLSKFWWGQPQEPDEHRMKMHLPVPADLAQLSADLLFAEAPKIRYAKPDAAEAAGDDDTNAPAPSHPGQDRLDLIMGSDDAHAEMLKGGEFAASLGGTYFSVVWDADLEDHVWFQAFAADCAIPEFRYGKLVGCTLWTEYQTENASTVYRLLEIHKPGVITYELHQGGPNNLGNIVPMGTLPETEHYLNLVPDVELSDLGPLTDDTAPTMNATIDDDSAAVTVATGVNKLAVVYMPNMLPARDWRKYGPIANLGRSDFAGNEDIFDKIDQVYSSLMRDIDNGAGRITVPESFLETSGQPGGGASFDMNRQVYVGVNALGGPSDTVAQSMTISQFDIRVQEHLEAIDGLKRELATATGYSPVHLGLQQTRAGQRTATEVTADLSDSERTRDKKALYAKPALAKLAQVALAIDGIVFPGQGGGWFDELPDIEFAEVSQVDPLKNAQTVQVLDAARAASIKTRVRMVHPDWEDDEVNVEAAAIQAEEASMVSPMVPPFSGSTDMNGEQDGDNPTDE; encoded by the coding sequence GTGGCCGCAGCCTCTGACGTTTTTCCCCCGCAGCCGTTCGACATCGCGTTCGCCCGGTTCACGGAGCACGACGCCTGGTATTGCGGTGACACGGCCACGCTCGCGGAGATCTACCAGGGCAAGATCGGCCCGACCACGCACATTCGTGCGGGCATCCCGTACCGTGGCGGCGTCATCGGCACCCTGTCGAAGTTCTGGTGGGGTCAGCCGCAGGAACCCGACGAGCACCGCATGAAGATGCACCTTCCGGTGCCCGCGGATCTCGCCCAGCTCAGCGCTGACCTGCTGTTCGCTGAGGCCCCGAAGATCCGGTACGCGAAGCCTGATGCTGCGGAAGCTGCCGGCGACGACGACACGAACGCACCCGCACCGTCGCACCCGGGTCAGGACCGTCTCGACCTCATCATGGGCTCCGACGACGCGCACGCCGAGATGCTGAAGGGTGGCGAGTTCGCCGCCTCACTCGGCGGCACGTACTTCTCGGTCGTGTGGGATGCCGACCTCGAGGATCACGTCTGGTTCCAGGCGTTCGCTGCTGACTGCGCGATCCCCGAGTTCCGGTACGGGAAGCTCGTCGGCTGCACGCTGTGGACCGAGTACCAGACGGAGAACGCGTCGACCGTGTACCGGCTGCTCGAGATCCACAAGCCGGGCGTGATCACGTACGAGTTGCACCAGGGTGGACCGAACAACCTCGGCAACATCGTCCCGATGGGGACACTGCCGGAGACGGAGCACTACCTGAACCTGGTGCCCGACGTGGAGCTCAGCGACCTCGGCCCGCTCACCGACGACACCGCACCCACGATGAACGCCACCATCGACGACGACAGCGCAGCCGTGACAGTCGCGACCGGCGTCAACAAGCTCGCCGTCGTGTACATGCCGAACATGCTGCCCGCACGGGACTGGCGCAAGTACGGGCCGATCGCGAACCTCGGCCGCTCCGACTTCGCCGGCAACGAGGACATCTTCGACAAGATCGACCAGGTCTACTCGTCGCTGATGCGCGACATCGACAACGGTGCTGGCCGCATCACTGTGCCGGAGTCGTTCCTGGAGACGAGCGGTCAGCCGGGCGGCGGCGCATCGTTCGACATGAACCGGCAGGTGTACGTCGGCGTGAACGCGCTCGGCGGCCCGTCCGACACGGTGGCGCAGTCGATGACGATCAGCCAGTTCGACATCCGCGTCCAGGAGCACCTCGAAGCGATCGACGGACTCAAGCGTGAGCTCGCGACCGCGACCGGCTACTCCCCCGTGCACCTCGGCCTGCAGCAGACGCGTGCCGGGCAGCGCACCGCCACCGAGGTGACCGCGGACCTTTCCGACTCGGAACGTACCCGCGACAAGAAGGCCCTGTACGCGAAGCCGGCACTCGCGAAGCTCGCACAGGTCGCGTTGGCGATCGACGGCATCGTGTTCCCCGGTCAAGGCGGCGGCTGGTTCGATGAACTGCCTGACATTGAGTTCGCTGAGGTGTCGCAGGTGGACCCGTTGAAGAACGCGCAGACCGTGCAGGTCCTCGACGCTGCCCGTGCGGCGTCGATCAAGACGCGGGTTCGCATGGTGCACCCGGACTGGGAAGACGACGAGGTCAACGTCGAAGCTGCCGCGATCCAGGCGGAGGAAGCGTCGATGGTGTCGCCGATGGTCCCCCCGTTCTCGGGCAGCACAGACATGAACGGCGAGCAGGATGGCGACAACCCCACCGACGAGTGA
- a CDS encoding phage tail tube protein — MTKSLARRWAVDLSSDNSMWLHLSNMGDFAPSETPTLQDSSDYDNDGFVSFEKTMTGGKVVVKFTRRTTAGIPSDPAQKLAQATKFKFGDDCRIYTRWYTTDGDTEAWTARTLVDWQQSKTGVADLEEVTITLTADGTITAIDSPYTPTAAPVVVSAATSDGHAAATGDQLVITGQGFTGATGVKLAAVAATVFNVMSDSMIIAVVPSGSAGSAPVKVTNGVGDSNAFPYTRAA, encoded by the coding sequence ATGACCAAGTCCCTCGCACGCCGGTGGGCTGTCGACCTGTCGAGCGACAACTCGATGTGGCTGCACCTGTCGAACATGGGCGACTTCGCACCGAGCGAGACGCCGACGCTTCAGGATTCGTCCGACTACGACAACGACGGGTTCGTCTCGTTCGAGAAGACCATGACCGGCGGCAAGGTCGTGGTCAAGTTCACGCGGCGGACGACGGCCGGCATCCCGTCCGACCCGGCGCAGAAGCTCGCGCAGGCGACGAAGTTCAAGTTCGGTGACGACTGCCGCATCTACACGCGCTGGTACACGACGGACGGTGACACGGAAGCGTGGACCGCGCGGACGCTCGTGGACTGGCAGCAGTCGAAGACGGGTGTCGCAGACCTCGAGGAGGTCACGATCACGCTCACTGCGGACGGCACCATCACCGCGATCGACTCGCCGTACACACCAACTGCGGCCCCGGTGGTCGTGTCGGCAGCGACCTCCGACGGCCACGCTGCCGCGACGGGCGACCAGCTGGTGATCACCGGCCAGGGCTTCACCGGCGCGACGGGTGTGAAGCTCGCCGCCGTCGCCGCGACCGTGTTCAACGTCATGTCCGACTCGATGATCATCGCCGTGGTCCCGTCCGGTTCCGCCGGATCCGCTCCCGTCAAGGTGACGAACGGTGTCGGCGACTCCAACGCCTTCCCGTACACGCGGGCTGCGTAG
- a CDS encoding SU10 major capsid protein yields the protein MAGIVGQGTTFDLPNYVGELFAASPEDTPLLSAIGGLTGGKEANTPIIEWSGYDLRDPDENRQHVEGDAAPDGEERVRFNVDNVVEIHQETVDVSYTKQAAVGLRNGQNIDGVNAVTAEMPWQVLQSIKQVARDVEASFIRGQYAKPSDNTTPRKTRGILQAIATNVVNLGEAHNGLSAATTVITDTATTLANDDKVVFTDVGGSTGIKLNTVYYIVGKATNAVSVASSKGGSALTIGTATVSFYKLATTAPAKATYDELFQQVWDNGGIAESETATIMVGSSQKLNLSNAYSDGINNRVPDRNVGGVNFETIVTDFGKFNVALNRWMPADAFTILSLEHLNPVFLNIPGKGHFFQDELAKVGASDRQMLYGEIGLEYGNEKAHGVIRGLPTTR from the coding sequence ATGGCTGGAATCGTCGGGCAGGGGACCACGTTCGACCTGCCCAACTACGTGGGCGAGCTGTTCGCAGCGTCGCCCGAGGACACCCCGCTTCTGTCGGCCATCGGTGGTCTCACCGGCGGCAAGGAAGCGAACACGCCGATCATCGAGTGGTCGGGTTACGACCTCCGCGACCCGGACGAGAACCGGCAGCACGTGGAGGGCGACGCCGCACCTGACGGTGAGGAGCGTGTGCGCTTCAACGTCGACAACGTGGTGGAGATCCACCAGGAGACCGTCGACGTCAGCTACACGAAGCAGGCTGCGGTCGGTCTGCGCAACGGCCAGAACATCGACGGCGTCAACGCGGTCACGGCTGAGATGCCGTGGCAGGTCCTGCAGTCGATCAAGCAGGTCGCCCGTGACGTGGAGGCGTCGTTCATTCGCGGCCAGTACGCGAAGCCGTCCGACAACACCACGCCGCGCAAGACCCGCGGCATCCTGCAGGCCATCGCCACGAACGTGGTGAACCTCGGTGAGGCGCACAACGGCCTCTCCGCGGCGACCACGGTCATCACTGACACGGCGACCACGCTCGCGAACGACGACAAGGTGGTCTTCACCGACGTCGGCGGCTCGACGGGCATCAAGCTGAACACGGTTTACTACATCGTCGGCAAGGCCACGAACGCGGTGTCTGTCGCTTCGAGCAAGGGCGGCTCCGCGCTCACGATCGGCACGGCGACGGTCAGCTTCTACAAGCTGGCCACGACCGCGCCGGCGAAGGCGACGTACGACGAACTGTTCCAGCAGGTCTGGGACAACGGCGGCATCGCTGAGTCGGAGACGGCGACGATCATGGTCGGCTCCTCGCAGAAGCTGAACCTGTCAAACGCGTACTCCGACGGCATCAACAACCGTGTCCCGGACCGCAACGTCGGTGGTGTCAACTTCGAGACCATCGTGACCGACTTCGGCAAGTTCAACGTGGCACTCAACCGGTGGATGCCGGCCGACGCGTTCACGATCCTCTCGCTGGAGCATCTGAACCCGGTGTTCCTCAACATCCCGGGCAAGGGCCACTTCTTCCAGGACGAGCTCGCGAAGGTCGGCGCGTCCGACCGTCAGATGCTCTACGGCGAGATCGGCCTGGAGTACGGCAACGAGAAGGCGCACGGCGTCATCCGCGGCCTGCCCACCACCAGGTAG
- a CDS encoding helix-turn-helix domain-containing protein: MKPWLTYAQAAKLTGRSKRTIQRWAAAGEIDTIEADDGTTRVRSSDVLRVESAKTAYRQHPGRHAA; encoded by the coding sequence GTGAAGCCATGGCTCACATACGCGCAGGCGGCGAAGCTCACCGGTCGCTCGAAGCGCACCATTCAACGCTGGGCGGCGGCCGGCGAGATCGACACCATCGAAGCTGATGACGGAACAACCCGTGTTCGCAGCAGCGACGTCCTCCGCGTCGAATCCGCCAAGACCGCCTACCGACAACACCCCGGGCGACACGCCGCATGA
- a CDS encoding minor capsid protein, whose amino-acid sequence MSDTLDLLDGIAALLAAAVPDAAWNPNDPYTDGQVGIFDMLMPTTPDEVLVVTWVPQAEDPADPTGSGLLQVRARGAKNAPRRPLDILDAASTALLGATHIPLNGTGLEIIQVTSRVRVPMGMDESKRWDWSDNYTCDVAYTPTILRPAGGWD is encoded by the coding sequence GTGAGCGACACACTCGACCTCCTCGACGGCATCGCCGCCCTCTTGGCTGCCGCGGTGCCGGACGCGGCATGGAACCCGAACGACCCGTACACGGATGGTCAGGTCGGCATCTTCGACATGCTCATGCCGACAACACCTGACGAGGTGCTCGTGGTCACGTGGGTGCCGCAAGCTGAGGACCCTGCAGACCCGACCGGATCCGGCCTGTTGCAGGTCCGTGCGCGTGGTGCCAAGAACGCGCCGCGGCGCCCGCTCGACATCCTCGACGCTGCGAGCACTGCACTGCTCGGCGCGACCCACATCCCTCTGAACGGGACTGGCCTCGAGATCATCCAAGTCACCTCCCGCGTCCGCGTCCCGATGGGGATGGACGAATCGAAGCGGTGGGACTGGTCCGACAACTACACGTGCGACGTCGCCTACACGCCCACCATCCTGCGTCCCGCAGGCGGGTGGGACTGA
- a CDS encoding DUF7426 family protein, with product MSQFKDFNDLFDPLALPVGGKEYTIPPLSFEAGARVNGVLDGTEELNEEQFLRLVLSDDIFDQLIADGVSAQAINRFGKVALTDFKYTREMAIKMWETAGDPKAMTEWDKQNAPSRALRRSKSTGTARKTR from the coding sequence ATGTCTCAGTTCAAGGACTTCAACGACCTGTTCGATCCGCTCGCGCTGCCCGTGGGTGGCAAGGAGTACACGATTCCCCCGCTCTCATTCGAGGCGGGTGCTCGCGTGAACGGGGTGCTCGATGGCACAGAGGAACTCAACGAGGAGCAGTTCCTGCGCCTCGTGCTCTCCGATGACATCTTCGATCAGCTCATTGCTGACGGAGTATCCGCGCAGGCGATCAACCGGTTCGGGAAGGTCGCGCTCACCGACTTCAAGTACACGCGCGAGATGGCGATCAAGATGTGGGAGACCGCAGGCGACCCAAAAGCGATGACGGAGTGGGACAAGCAGAACGCCCCGTCACGCGCCCTGAGGCGTTCGAAGAGTACGGGCACGGCGAGAAAGACCCGGTAA
- a CDS encoding HK97 gp10 family phage protein, producing MAGIEWNIDLSGLDRITEAMDNLVPAAVVKAAEHVRGVAADLTPVESGHLVGSAEVKATSHDSARVYYPGPYARYQHFELQLKHAHGQALYLEQPMITEAQACFRIMADTLRLAGL from the coding sequence ATGGCCGGCATCGAGTGGAACATCGACCTGTCCGGCCTCGACCGCATCACCGAAGCCATGGACAACCTCGTGCCTGCTGCTGTCGTGAAGGCCGCCGAGCATGTGCGTGGTGTCGCCGCCGACCTTACCCCTGTCGAGTCCGGTCACCTGGTCGGGTCCGCTGAGGTGAAAGCGACGAGCCACGACAGTGCCCGCGTCTACTACCCGGGACCGTACGCCCGCTACCAGCACTTCGAGCTCCAGCTCAAGCATGCGCATGGTCAGGCCCTGTACCTCGAGCAGCCGATGATCACGGAAGCGCAGGCGTGCTTCCGGATCATGGCTGACACGCTCCGATTGGCGGGACTGTGA
- a CDS encoding PBSX family phage terminase large subunit translates to MPSSDPSLSPKQIWSIVRSKVAKIALWVGAVSGGKTIASLFAWLIAVREARGAGLIVIVGKTLQTIERNIIEPLQDPNLFGELAAQTVHTRGSTTATILGREVHLVGANDARSEEKIRGATIELAYVDEATLLPVGFWEMLLTRLRTPHSRLLATTNPGSFNHWLRVQYILDAAAKNMVVFQFTMDDNPSLTDEYVRDMKAAFTGIFFDRFILGKWTNAEGAIFDMWDPKKHQIRWDELPTMWRLIAVGIDYGTTNPTAAILLGIALHTDHFGRHHPKLYAIDEWRYESKTERQKLTDAELSRGIREWLAQPHLPPNQPRLQPDWIILDPSAASFRVQLQQDGLISTQADNDVLDGIRTVASLLQSGHLLVTDRCTGWIKEVTEYVWDAKAAEVGEDKPVKKNDHSQDALRYAIKTTENIWRQHVKLAA, encoded by the coding sequence ATGCCGTCGAGTGACCCGTCGCTTTCTCCGAAGCAGATCTGGTCGATCGTCCGATCGAAGGTTGCGAAGATAGCGCTCTGGGTCGGCGCGGTGTCCGGCGGCAAGACGATCGCGTCCCTGTTCGCGTGGCTCATCGCCGTGCGGGAGGCCCGCGGTGCCGGCCTGATCGTCATCGTCGGGAAGACGTTGCAGACGATCGAACGCAACATCATCGAACCGTTGCAGGATCCGAACCTGTTCGGTGAACTCGCTGCGCAGACGGTGCACACGCGAGGTTCGACGACAGCGACGATCCTCGGCCGCGAAGTGCACCTGGTCGGCGCGAACGACGCGCGCTCTGAGGAGAAGATCCGCGGCGCGACGATCGAGCTCGCGTACGTGGATGAGGCGACACTGCTGCCAGTCGGGTTCTGGGAGATGCTCCTCACGCGACTGCGCACACCGCACTCGAGGCTGCTGGCCACGACGAATCCGGGCTCGTTCAATCACTGGTTGCGGGTGCAGTACATCCTGGACGCTGCCGCGAAGAACATGGTCGTGTTCCAGTTCACGATGGACGACAATCCTTCGCTCACGGACGAGTACGTGCGCGACATGAAGGCCGCGTTCACCGGCATCTTCTTCGACCGGTTCATCCTCGGGAAGTGGACGAACGCTGAGGGCGCCATCTTCGACATGTGGGACCCGAAGAAGCATCAGATCCGGTGGGACGAGCTGCCCACGATGTGGCGCCTCATCGCGGTCGGCATCGACTACGGCACCACGAACCCGACCGCGGCGATCCTCCTCGGCATCGCGCTGCACACCGACCACTTCGGCCGACATCACCCGAAGCTGTACGCCATCGACGAATGGCGGTATGAGTCGAAGACGGAACGGCAGAAGCTCACCGACGCGGAACTATCCCGCGGCATCCGCGAATGGCTCGCACAACCACACCTGCCACCGAACCAACCAAGGCTGCAGCCTGACTGGATCATCCTCGACCCGTCCGCTGCGTCGTTCCGAGTCCAGCTGCAGCAAGACGGGCTCATCTCCACGCAGGCCGACAACGACGTGCTCGATGGCATCCGCACTGTCGCGTCCCTGCTGCAGTCCGGGCACCTGCTCGTCACTGACCGGTGCACGGGCTGGATCAAGGAAGTCACCGAGTACGTGTGGGACGCGAAAGCGGCCGAGGTCGGCGAAGACAAGCCAGTGAAGAAGAACGACCACTCACAGGACGCGCTGCGTTACGCGATCAAGACCACCGAGAACATCTGGCGTCAGCACGTGAAGCTCGCCGCATAG